In the genome of Kitasatospora cathayae, one region contains:
- a CDS encoding YifB family Mg chelatase-like AAA ATPase — protein sequence MAFARTCSVALVGVDGVIVEVQADLEPGVAAFTLVGLPDKALTEARDRVRAAVCNSGEAWPQRKLTVGLSPASVPKSGSGFDLAVACAVLAAAERLDPSSIADLLLIGELGLDGRVRPVRGVLPSVLAAADAGYERVVVAEQTAPEAALVPGVTVIGVRSLRQLVAILTGAAEPEEPTDPIGGRPDPLMAGLMLPSAGVRGLPDDRALRLDMADVAGQYEARRALEIAAAGGHHLYLKGPPGAGKTMLAERLPSLLPPLTQKEALEVTAVHSVAGLLPVGRPLIDTAPYCAPHHSTTMPAIVGGGSGLPRPGAVSLAHRGVLFLDEAPEFPVRVLDALRQPLESGEVVIARSAGSLRLPARFLLCLAANPCPCGRYSRRGEGCECTPAMVSRYQGRLSGPLLDRVDLQVQVAPVTRIELMERDATAESTETVAARVLAARERAAARLEDTPWRTNAEVPGHELRTRWQLAAGALNDVARQLERGLLTARGLDRVLRVAWTVADLAGRDRPDQRDVRTALVLRTGVEQGLPLPERPRGRLGTIPAQRRSGPDDDWPGARTEPAANDEEAA from the coding sequence ATGGCCTTCGCCCGTACCTGTTCCGTCGCGCTGGTGGGCGTCGACGGAGTGATCGTCGAGGTCCAGGCCGATCTGGAGCCCGGGGTGGCCGCGTTCACCCTGGTCGGCCTGCCCGACAAGGCGCTCACCGAGGCCCGCGACCGGGTCCGCGCCGCGGTCTGCAACAGCGGGGAGGCCTGGCCGCAGCGCAAGCTGACCGTCGGCCTCAGCCCCGCCTCGGTGCCGAAGAGCGGCAGCGGCTTCGACCTCGCGGTGGCCTGCGCCGTGCTGGCCGCCGCCGAGCGGCTCGACCCGTCCTCCATCGCGGACCTGCTGCTCATCGGCGAGCTGGGGCTGGACGGCCGGGTGCGGCCCGTCCGCGGGGTGCTGCCGTCGGTGCTGGCCGCCGCCGACGCCGGGTACGAACGCGTCGTGGTCGCCGAGCAGACGGCGCCCGAGGCCGCGCTCGTTCCCGGGGTGACGGTGATCGGGGTCCGCAGCCTGCGCCAGCTCGTCGCCATCCTGACCGGGGCGGCCGAGCCGGAGGAGCCGACCGACCCGATCGGCGGCCGGCCCGATCCGCTGATGGCTGGCCTGATGTTGCCCAGCGCGGGCGTCCGGGGCCTGCCCGACGACCGGGCACTGCGCCTCGACATGGCCGACGTGGCCGGTCAGTACGAGGCCCGGCGAGCCCTGGAGATCGCCGCCGCCGGAGGGCACCACCTCTACCTCAAGGGGCCACCGGGCGCGGGCAAGACGATGCTGGCGGAGCGGCTGCCCTCGCTGCTCCCGCCGCTGACCCAGAAGGAGGCGCTGGAAGTCACCGCCGTCCACTCGGTGGCGGGCCTGCTCCCGGTCGGGCGCCCGCTGATCGACACCGCGCCCTACTGCGCCCCGCACCACTCCACCACGATGCCCGCGATCGTCGGTGGCGGCAGCGGTCTGCCGAGACCGGGGGCGGTGTCCCTCGCCCACCGGGGCGTGCTCTTCCTGGACGAGGCGCCGGAGTTCCCCGTGCGGGTGCTCGACGCGCTGCGCCAGCCGCTGGAGTCGGGCGAGGTGGTGATCGCCCGTTCGGCCGGATCGCTCCGGCTCCCGGCCCGGTTCCTGCTCTGCCTGGCCGCGAACCCCTGTCCGTGCGGCCGGTACTCACGGCGGGGCGAGGGCTGCGAGTGCACCCCGGCCATGGTCAGCCGGTACCAGGGGCGGCTCTCCGGGCCGCTGTTGGACCGGGTCGACCTCCAGGTCCAGGTCGCCCCGGTGACCAGGATCGAGCTGATGGAGCGGGACGCCACGGCGGAGAGCACCGAGACCGTCGCGGCCCGGGTGCTGGCGGCACGGGAACGGGCGGCGGCCCGGCTGGAGGACACCCCCTGGCGGACCAATGCGGAGGTGCCCGGCCACGAACTGCGCACCCGCTGGCAGCTCGCGGCCGGCGCGCTCAACGACGTCGCGCGCCAGTTGGAACGCGGACTGCTGACCGCCCGCGGCCTGGACCGGGTGCTCCGGGTCGCCTGGACGGTCGCCGATCTGGCCGGCCGCGACCGGCCGGACCAACGGGACGTGCGCACCGCCCTGGTCCTGCGCACCGGCGTCGAGCAGGGACTTCCGCTGCCCGAGCGCCCCCGCGGTCGACTCGGGACCATCCCAGCCCAGCGCAGGAGCGGCCCGGACGACGACTGGCCCGGTGCGCGGACGGAGCCCGCGGCGAACGACGAGGAGGCTGCATGA
- a CDS encoding DUF2469 domain-containing protein, with protein MSAEDLEKYETEMELKLYREYRDVVGLFKYVIETERRFYLTNDYELQVHSVQGEVFFEVSMADAWVWDMYRPARFVRKVRVLTFKDVNIEELAKSDLELPSDESGFGN; from the coding sequence ATGAGTGCCGAAGATCTCGAGAAGTACGAGACCGAGATGGAGCTCAAGCTCTACCGGGAGTACCGGGACGTCGTCGGCCTGTTCAAGTACGTGATCGAGACCGAGCGACGGTTCTACCTCACCAATGACTACGAGCTGCAGGTGCACTCGGTGCAGGGCGAGGTGTTCTTCGAGGTTTCGATGGCGGATGCGTGGGTCTGGGACATGTACCGGCCGGCCCGGTTCGTCCGTAAGGTCCGGGTGCTGACCTTCAAGGACGTGAACATCGAGGAACTCGCGAAGAGCGATCTGGAGCTGCCCTCGGACGAGTCCGGCTTCGGGAACTGA
- the tsf gene encoding translation elongation factor Ts translates to MANFTAADVKKLRELTGAGMMDCKKALDEAEGNVEKAVELLRIKGQKGVAKREGRDASNGAVAALIAEDKKSGVLVELNCETDFVAKGEKFVEVADAIAAHVAKSAPADLEAALASEIEAGKTVQQFVDEANATLGEKIVFRRFAQFDGDGFVAVYLHKTSPDLPPAVGVLVELDKENAEVAKDVAQHIAAFAPKYLSREEIPAEALENERRVAEATAREEGKPEAALPKIVEGRVTGFVKENSVLEQAFAKDNKKTVAKVLEEAGVSLKRFARFRVGA, encoded by the coding sequence ATGGCGAACTTCACCGCTGCGGACGTCAAGAAGCTCCGTGAGCTCACCGGCGCCGGCATGATGGACTGCAAGAAGGCCCTGGACGAGGCCGAGGGCAACGTCGAGAAGGCCGTCGAGCTCCTGCGCATCAAGGGCCAGAAGGGCGTTGCCAAGCGCGAGGGCCGTGACGCCTCCAACGGCGCCGTCGCCGCGCTGATCGCCGAGGACAAGAAGTCCGGCGTGCTGGTCGAGCTGAACTGCGAGACCGACTTCGTCGCCAAGGGCGAGAAGTTCGTCGAGGTCGCCGACGCGATCGCCGCCCACGTCGCCAAGAGCGCCCCGGCCGACCTGGAGGCCGCCCTGGCTTCCGAGATCGAGGCCGGCAAGACCGTCCAGCAGTTCGTGGACGAGGCCAACGCGACCCTGGGCGAGAAGATCGTCTTCCGTCGCTTCGCCCAGTTCGACGGTGACGGCTTCGTCGCGGTCTACCTGCACAAGACCAGCCCCGACCTGCCGCCGGCCGTCGGCGTCCTGGTCGAGCTGGACAAGGAGAACGCCGAGGTCGCCAAGGACGTCGCGCAGCACATCGCCGCCTTCGCGCCGAAGTACCTGTCCCGCGAGGAGATCCCGGCCGAGGCCCTCGAGAACGAGCGCCGCGTCGCCGAGGCCACCGCTCGCGAGGAGGGCAAGCCGGAGGCCGCCCTGCCGAAGATCGTCGAGGGTCGCGTCACCGGCTTCGTGAAGGAGAACTCCGTCCTGGAGCAGGCCTTCGCGAAGGACAACAAGAAGACCGTCGCCAAGGTCCTCGAGGAGGCCGGCGTCAGCCTCAAGCGCTTCGCCCGCTTCCGCGTCGGCGCCTGA
- a CDS encoding NUDIX hydrolase — protein sequence MTAQRRRAARILLLDGLDRILLFLGADPAVPGETWWFTPGGGLEPGEDVCEAAERELVEETGLRGVDLGPLVAYGTVSFSFQGQRYEQEQWFHLARTAETVLDHSGVGEDEHARLLGARWWTVEELRGTAETVYPAGLADLLGRLLAEGPPVDPVRL from the coding sequence ATGACGGCACAGCGTCGCAGGGCCGCACGGATCCTGCTGCTGGACGGGCTGGACCGCATCCTCCTCTTCCTGGGCGCCGACCCGGCGGTGCCCGGCGAGACGTGGTGGTTCACGCCCGGGGGCGGCTTGGAGCCGGGGGAGGACGTGTGCGAGGCGGCCGAGCGGGAGCTCGTGGAGGAGACCGGCTTGCGGGGTGTGGACCTGGGGCCCTTGGTGGCGTACGGCACGGTGTCGTTCTCCTTTCAGGGACAGCGCTACGAGCAGGAGCAGTGGTTTCATCTGGCCCGGACCGCGGAGACGGTTCTGGATCACTCGGGCGTTGGCGAGGACGAGCACGCGCGGCTGCTCGGGGCGCGCTGGTGGACGGTCGAGGAATTGCGGGGCACCGCCGAGACGGTCTATCCGGCCGGATTGGCCGACTTGCTGGGGCGACTGCTGGCAGAGGGCCCGCCGGTCGATCCGGTACGGCTCTGA
- a CDS encoding TetR/AcrR family transcriptional regulator, producing the protein MAEHRQLQRAALLDAARTLLTEGGMEALTFPALAARTGLARSSVYEYFRSRAAVVEALCEVDFPLWAAEIEAGMASCDTAAERIEAYVRGQLALAGDSRHRAVMAISAVELDEAARERIRAVHGRLVGLVVQALEDLGHEQPRLAAALLQGVVEAAVRRAEQLAAGGRGGSPVESAEAIADAAVALALHGLDRG; encoded by the coding sequence GTGGCCGAGCATCGCCAACTGCAACGGGCAGCCCTCCTCGACGCTGCCCGCACCCTGCTCACCGAGGGCGGCATGGAAGCACTGACCTTCCCCGCGCTCGCGGCCCGCACCGGGCTGGCGCGCTCCTCGGTCTACGAGTACTTCCGCTCCCGTGCCGCCGTGGTCGAGGCGCTCTGCGAGGTGGACTTCCCGCTCTGGGCGGCCGAGATCGAGGCCGGGATGGCGAGCTGCGACACTGCCGCCGAGCGGATCGAGGCGTACGTCCGGGGACAGCTGGCGCTGGCCGGGGACTCCAGGCACCGGGCGGTCATGGCCATCTCGGCGGTGGAACTCGACGAGGCCGCGCGCGAGCGTATCCGGGCGGTGCACGGCCGGCTCGTCGGCCTGGTCGTCCAGGCGCTGGAGGACCTCGGCCACGAGCAGCCCCGGCTCGCCGCGGCACTGCTGCAGGGGGTCGTGGAGGCTGCCGTCCGCCGGGCCGAGCAACTCGCCGCCGGGGGCCGCGGGGGCAGCCCGGTCGAGTCCGCCGAGGCGATCGCCGACGCCGCCGTCGCCTTGGCGCTGCACGGCCTCGACCGCGGCTGA
- a CDS encoding phosphatidate cytidylyltransferase, whose amino-acid sequence MPPVPADPGPHPGAPDRGPARGPAFGNQASGSQAFGNEAPGQPPAPGRHAAHGRPTAPSRPADPAADQAREAGRLSGPLFRDEQSEPAPTGVTETVVLRAITDDVAPAPGHGTPPYPGAPLHPAPPQGHRAAGQPPFVPSSHPGQETPVAAQPAPQPEPRKQRGGRNLQAAIGVGVGLGAVIVASLFVVKALFLFVVMAAVAVGSWELTTRLAERKQIKAPLVPLVVGGVAMVACGYWAGVQWAAAALALTGLAVMVWRMAQPPENYLRDITAGVFTAFYVPFLATFVAMMLAADDGPQRIVLFLIVTICSDTGAYAVGYKFGRTKLAPTISPGKTREGLAGGIGLSMLAGAVLMQLIIDGGSWWQGLILGGCAAVTATLGDLGESMIKRDLGIKDMGTLLPGHGGIMDRLDSLLPTAPVVWLLLAAFVGS is encoded by the coding sequence ATGCCTCCGGTACCGGCCGATCCCGGCCCGCACCCCGGCGCGCCCGACCGCGGCCCGGCCCGGGGTCCGGCGTTCGGTAACCAGGCGTCCGGTAGCCAGGCGTTCGGCAACGAGGCACCCGGGCAGCCCCCGGCCCCGGGTCGGCACGCGGCGCACGGACGGCCGACGGCCCCCAGTCGGCCGGCCGACCCCGCCGCGGACCAGGCCCGGGAGGCCGGCCGACTGAGCGGCCCGCTGTTCCGGGACGAGCAGTCCGAGCCGGCGCCGACGGGCGTGACGGAGACGGTCGTGCTGCGCGCGATAACCGATGACGTCGCTCCCGCCCCCGGCCACGGCACCCCGCCGTACCCGGGGGCTCCGCTGCATCCCGCGCCGCCGCAGGGCCACCGGGCGGCCGGTCAGCCCCCCTTCGTGCCGTCGTCCCATCCAGGGCAGGAGACACCAGTGGCCGCCCAGCCCGCCCCGCAGCCGGAGCCGCGCAAGCAGCGCGGTGGCCGTAACCTCCAGGCCGCCATAGGCGTGGGAGTGGGCCTCGGCGCGGTGATCGTCGCCTCGCTGTTCGTGGTGAAGGCGCTGTTCCTGTTCGTCGTGATGGCTGCGGTGGCGGTCGGCAGTTGGGAGCTGACCACCCGGCTCGCCGAGCGCAAGCAGATCAAGGCGCCGCTGGTCCCGCTGGTGGTGGGCGGTGTCGCGATGGTCGCCTGCGGCTACTGGGCCGGCGTCCAGTGGGCCGCGGCCGCACTGGCGCTGACCGGGTTGGCGGTGATGGTCTGGCGGATGGCCCAGCCGCCGGAGAACTACCTGCGGGACATAACGGCGGGTGTGTTCACCGCCTTCTACGTGCCGTTCCTGGCGACCTTCGTGGCGATGATGCTGGCGGCCGACGACGGCCCCCAGCGGATCGTGCTCTTCCTTATCGTCACGATCTGCAGCGACACCGGCGCCTACGCGGTGGGTTACAAGTTCGGCAGGACCAAGCTGGCCCCGACGATCAGTCCCGGCAAGACCCGCGAGGGCTTGGCCGGCGGCATCGGTCTGTCGATGCTGGCGGGTGCAGTGCTGATGCAGCTGATCATCGACGGCGGCAGCTGGTGGCAGGGCCTGATCCTGGGCGGCTGCGCCGCGGTCACCGCGACCCTGGGCGACCTGGGCGAGTCGATGATCAAGCGCGACCTCGGGATCAAGGACATGGGCACCCTGCTGCCCGGCCACGGCGGCATCATGGACCGGCTGGACTCTCTCCTGCCGACCGCCCCGGTGGTCTGGCTGCTGCTGGCGGCCTTCGTCGGCAGCTGA
- a CDS encoding murein hydrolase activator EnvC family protein has protein sequence MGVPGARRAEWAAWAAGGGTGGSEAPGTDGGPGGGSGRGPARAWPVGGGPGEVLGRFEPPAKPWAAGHRGVDLAAAPGEEVRAAAAGMIAFSGLVAGRPVVTVAHPGSGTPPLRTTYLPVTGTLPVGTAVAAGQVIGRLAPDGRHCGTRTCLHWGLLRGGRYLDPLALLGAGRARLLPLGGTGHGDADG, from the coding sequence GTGGGGGTGCCGGGGGCGCGGCGGGCGGAGTGGGCGGCGTGGGCGGCTGGCGGGGGAACCGGCGGCAGCGAGGCGCCGGGTACGGACGGCGGCCCGGGTGGTGGTTCCGGTCGGGGTCCGGCCCGGGCCTGGCCGGTGGGTGGCGGGCCGGGTGAGGTGCTGGGCCGGTTCGAGCCGCCGGCGAAGCCCTGGGCGGCCGGACACCGGGGTGTGGACCTCGCCGCCGCGCCCGGGGAGGAGGTACGGGCGGCGGCCGCCGGGATGATCGCGTTCTCCGGGCTGGTGGCGGGGCGACCGGTGGTGACCGTCGCCCATCCCGGCTCCGGGACTCCCCCGCTGCGCACCACCTACCTGCCCGTCACCGGCACCCTGCCGGTCGGCACCGCGGTCGCCGCCGGGCAGGTGATCGGGCGGCTCGCCCCGGACGGGCGGCATTGCGGCACGCGCACCTGCCTGCACTGGGGGCTGTTGCGCGGCGGCCGCTACCTCGATCCACTGGCCCTGCTCGGCGCGGGCCGGGCGCGCCTGCTGCCGCTGGGCGGCACCGGGCACGGGGACGCGGATGGGTAG
- a CDS encoding YraN family protein, whose amino-acid sequence MQNTIVQDQAVPNAAATGADGGAEPDRGTRNGLGRYGERVAARHLAEAGLRILDRNWRCAEGELDIVALDGDTIAVCEVKTRSERGFQQPSEAIDRAKAARLRRLAERWLAERWPGHFARLAGPGYDPGPSDPQWPPAPPGGVRIDLVAVVNRARGAALVEHLRGVV is encoded by the coding sequence ATGCAGAACACCATCGTGCAGGACCAGGCCGTACCGAACGCGGCCGCAACCGGGGCGGACGGCGGGGCGGAGCCGGACCGCGGCACCAGGAACGGGCTCGGCCGCTACGGGGAGCGGGTCGCCGCCCGCCACCTCGCGGAGGCCGGCCTCCGCATCCTGGACCGCAACTGGCGCTGCGCCGAGGGCGAGCTGGACATCGTCGCCCTCGACGGCGACACCATCGCCGTCTGCGAGGTGAAGACCCGCTCCGAGCGGGGCTTCCAACAGCCCAGCGAGGCCATCGACCGGGCCAAGGCCGCCCGGCTGCGGCGGCTCGCCGAGCGCTGGCTGGCCGAACGCTGGCCCGGGCACTTCGCCCGGCTGGCCGGGCCCGGGTACGACCCCGGGCCGTCCGATCCGCAGTGGCCGCCCGCCCCACCGGGAGGGGTGCGGATCGATCTGGTCGCGGTGGTCAACCGGGCGCGGGGTGCGGCCCTGGTCGAGCACCTCCGGGGGGTGGTCTGA
- the whiG gene encoding RNA polymerase sigma factor WhiG, with translation MEGAGEGADAREAAAQGRSALEELWRSYKESGDQRLREQLILHYSPLVKYVAGRVGVGLPSNVEQADFVSSGVFGLIDAIEKFDINRAIKFETYAISRIRGAIIDELRALDWIPRSVRQKAKAVERTYAMLEARLRRTPHEPEVAAEMGIAIEDLHAIFSQLSLANVVALDELLHPVGEGGDRLSLMDTLEDHGADDPVEVAEDRELRRLLAQAVNTLPEREKTVVTLYYYEGLTLAEIGQVLGVTESRVSQIHTKSVLQLRAKLSDIR, from the coding sequence GTGGAAGGCGCCGGCGAGGGCGCGGACGCCCGGGAGGCCGCCGCGCAGGGGCGCAGTGCGCTCGAAGAGCTATGGCGCTCGTACAAGGAATCCGGCGATCAGCGGCTGCGCGAGCAGCTGATCCTGCACTACTCACCGCTCGTCAAGTACGTGGCGGGCCGGGTTGGGGTCGGTCTGCCCTCCAACGTCGAGCAGGCCGACTTCGTCTCCTCCGGGGTCTTCGGGCTGATCGACGCGATCGAGAAGTTCGACATCAACCGCGCCATCAAGTTCGAGACCTACGCGATCAGCCGCATCCGCGGGGCGATCATCGACGAGCTGCGCGCCCTGGACTGGATCCCCCGGTCGGTGCGGCAGAAGGCGAAGGCCGTCGAACGGACCTACGCGATGTTGGAGGCCCGGCTGCGCCGGACGCCGCACGAGCCCGAGGTCGCGGCCGAGATGGGCATCGCGATCGAGGACCTGCACGCGATCTTCAGCCAGCTGTCGCTCGCCAACGTGGTCGCCCTGGACGAGTTGCTGCACCCGGTGGGGGAAGGCGGCGACCGGCTGAGCCTGATGGACACCCTGGAGGACCACGGCGCGGACGACCCGGTCGAGGTGGCCGAGGACCGCGAGCTGCGCCGACTGCTGGCCCAGGCTGTCAACACCCTCCCCGAGCGGGAGAAGACGGTGGTGACGCTCTATTACTACGAGGGCCTCACCCTCGCCGAGATCGGGCAGGTGCTGGGGGTGACGGAGAGCCGGGTGAGCCAGATCCACACCAAGTCCGTCCTCCAACTGCGCGCCAAGCTCTCGGACATCCGGTAG
- the pyrH gene encoding UMP kinase — translation MQETQETAQYPKAGSRRRVLLKLSGEAFAGGGGLGVDPDVVHAIAREIATVVRAGTEVAVVIGGGNFFRGAELQVRGMDRARSDYMGMLGTVMNCLALQDFLVKEGIETRVQTAITMGQVAEPYLPLRAVRHLEKGRVVIFGAGMGMPYFSTDTTAVQRALEIHADVLLMGKNGVDGVYDSDPRTNPDAVKFDALEYSEVIARDLKVADLTAITLCKDNNLPMLVFELLAEGNIARAVKSEKIGTLISQDSVRA, via the coding sequence ATGCAGGAGACGCAGGAGACCGCGCAGTACCCCAAGGCGGGCTCGCGTCGCCGGGTGCTGCTCAAGCTGTCCGGTGAAGCCTTCGCCGGTGGCGGCGGGCTCGGCGTCGACCCGGACGTCGTGCACGCGATCGCCCGGGAGATCGCCACGGTCGTCCGCGCCGGTACCGAGGTCGCGGTGGTCATCGGCGGCGGCAACTTCTTCCGTGGCGCGGAGCTGCAGGTCCGCGGCATGGACCGGGCCCGCTCCGACTACATGGGCATGCTCGGCACCGTCATGAACTGCCTGGCGCTGCAGGACTTCCTGGTCAAGGAAGGCATCGAGACCCGGGTCCAGACCGCCATCACCATGGGCCAGGTCGCCGAGCCGTACCTGCCGCTGCGGGCCGTCCGGCACCTGGAGAAGGGCCGAGTGGTGATCTTCGGCGCCGGTATGGGCATGCCGTACTTCTCCACCGACACCACGGCCGTCCAGCGCGCGCTGGAGATCCACGCCGACGTCCTGCTGATGGGCAAGAACGGCGTGGACGGCGTCTACGACTCCGACCCCCGGACCAACCCGGACGCGGTGAAGTTCGACGCGCTGGAGTACTCCGAGGTCATCGCGCGCGACCTCAAGGTCGCCGACCTCACCGCGATCACGCTGTGCAAGGACAACAACCTCCCGATGCTGGTCTTCGAACTGCTGGCGGAGGGCAATATCGCGCGTGCGGTGAAGAGTGAGAAGATCGGCACACTCATCAGCCAGGATTCTGTCCGGGCCTGA
- the rpsB gene encoding 30S ribosomal protein S2 — MAVVTMRELLESGVHFGHQTRRWNPKMKRFIITERNGIYIIDLLQSLNYIDRAFEFIKETVAHGGSVLFVGTKKQAQEAIAEQATRVGMPYVNQRWLGGMLTNFSTVYKRLQRLKELGELDFSDVAGSGLTKKELLVLQREHDKLEKTLGGIRDMQRVPSAVWIVDTKKEHIAVGEARKLNIPVVAILDTNCDPDEVDYKIPGNDDAIRSVTLLTRVIADAVAEGLKARAGVAKGDTKAEPGADQPLADWEKDLIEGEKKAEEAPAAEAPAAEAPAEQA, encoded by the coding sequence ATGGCCGTCGTCACGATGCGGGAGCTGCTGGAGAGCGGCGTCCACTTCGGTCACCAGACCCGTCGCTGGAACCCGAAGATGAAGCGCTTCATCATCACCGAGCGCAACGGCATCTACATCATCGACCTGCTGCAGTCGCTGAACTACATCGACCGCGCCTTCGAGTTCATCAAGGAGACCGTTGCCCACGGCGGCAGCGTCCTCTTCGTCGGCACGAAGAAGCAGGCCCAGGAGGCCATCGCCGAGCAGGCCACCCGCGTGGGCATGCCCTACGTGAACCAGCGCTGGCTCGGCGGCATGCTGACCAACTTCTCGACCGTCTACAAGCGCCTGCAGCGCCTCAAGGAGCTCGGCGAGCTGGACTTCTCGGACGTGGCCGGCTCCGGTCTCACCAAGAAGGAGCTCCTGGTCCTCCAGCGCGAGCACGACAAGCTGGAGAAGACCCTCGGCGGTATCCGCGACATGCAGCGCGTTCCCAGCGCCGTCTGGATCGTGGACACCAAGAAGGAGCACATCGCGGTCGGCGAGGCCCGGAAGCTCAACATCCCGGTCGTCGCCATCCTCGACACCAACTGCGACCCGGACGAGGTCGACTACAAGATCCCGGGCAACGACGACGCGATCCGTTCCGTCACCCTGCTGACCCGCGTGATCGCTGACGCCGTGGCCGAGGGCCTGAAGGCCCGCGCCGGTGTCGCCAAGGGCGACACCAAGGCCGAGCCGGGCGCCGACCAGCCGCTGGCCGACTGGGAGAAGGACCTCATCGAGGGCGAGAAGAAGGCCGAGGAGGCCCCCGCCGCCGAGGCTCCCGCCGCCGAGGCGCCGGCCGAGCAGGCCTGA
- the frr gene encoding ribosome recycling factor translates to MIEETLLEAEEKMEKAVSVAKDDLAAIRTGRAHPAMFAKIVAEYYGAVTPINQLASFSVPEPRMAVVSPFDKTALKAIEQAIRDSDLGVNPSNDGSIIRVVLPELTEERRREFIKIARTKGEDAKVSIRSVRRKAKDAIDKLVKDGEVGEDDGRRAEKELDDTTAKYVAMVDELLKHKEAELLEV, encoded by the coding sequence GTGATCGAAGAGACCCTCCTCGAGGCCGAGGAGAAGATGGAGAAGGCCGTTTCGGTCGCCAAGGACGACCTCGCGGCCATCCGCACCGGCCGTGCGCACCCGGCGATGTTCGCCAAGATCGTGGCCGAGTACTACGGCGCCGTGACGCCGATCAACCAGCTGGCCTCGTTCTCGGTGCCGGAGCCCCGGATGGCGGTCGTCTCGCCGTTCGACAAGACCGCTCTGAAGGCCATCGAGCAGGCGATCCGCGACTCCGACCTCGGCGTCAACCCGTCGAACGACGGTTCCATCATCCGGGTGGTGCTGCCCGAGCTGACCGAGGAGCGCCGCCGCGAGTTCATCAAGATCGCTCGTACCAAGGGCGAGGACGCCAAGGTCTCGATCCGTTCGGTGCGCCGCAAGGCCAAGGACGCCATCGACAAGCTGGTCAAGGACGGCGAGGTCGGCGAGGACGACGGCCGCCGCGCCGAGAAGGAGCTCGACGACACCACGGCCAAGTACGTGGCCATGGTCGACGAGCTGCTGAAGCACAAGGAAGCCGAGCTGCTCGAGGTCTGA
- the dprA gene encoding DNA-processing protein DprA → MNQLLGHPQVPRTPQDPQTFQNPQDPRTPHAGAAGPPDAPEPERLARVLLNRLSEPGDAVVGRWLGQLSAVEVVRAIREGTVPDHPGLDSARLAAYQARLPGLAPADDLKRVRDAGGRFIIPGDTEWPSQLDDLGDGRPIGLWTSGTGSLRLLALRSVAVVGSRACTAYGAHVAGELSAQLAERGWVVVSGAAYGIDAAAHRGALAVGGMTVAVLACGVDVAYPKGNAELIRRIGVQGLLVSELPPGEHPNRFRFVLRNRVIAALTRGTVVVEAALRSGALSTARRARDLNRHTMGVAGPVTSELSAGVHALIRSGGATLVTDAAEITELVGAIGDDLAPQRSGPVLPRDLLEPAVARVLEAVPATAEGAPVERLARQSGLPPDEVLQRLYELVSLGFVERHGAHWRVVRRRCP, encoded by the coding sequence ATGAACCAGCTGTTGGGGCACCCCCAGGTACCCCGGACACCCCAGGACCCCCAGACATTCCAGAATCCCCAGGATCCCCGGACACCCCACGCGGGCGCAGCCGGTCCACCGGACGCGCCCGAACCGGAGCGCCTCGCCCGCGTCCTGCTCAACCGGCTCAGCGAACCGGGCGACGCGGTGGTCGGCCGCTGGCTCGGCCAACTATCCGCCGTGGAGGTGGTCCGGGCGATCCGGGAGGGCACCGTCCCCGACCACCCGGGGTTGGACTCCGCCCGGCTGGCCGCCTACCAGGCGCGGCTCCCGGGTCTCGCCCCGGCAGACGACCTGAAACGGGTACGGGACGCGGGTGGACGCTTCATCATTCCGGGGGACACGGAATGGCCCAGTCAACTGGACGACCTGGGCGACGGACGCCCGATCGGGCTGTGGACCAGCGGCACCGGTTCGCTGCGGCTGCTCGCCCTCCGCTCGGTGGCGGTGGTGGGCTCGCGGGCCTGCACGGCCTACGGCGCCCATGTCGCGGGTGAGCTCTCGGCCCAACTGGCCGAGCGCGGCTGGGTCGTGGTGTCCGGAGCCGCGTACGGGATCGACGCGGCGGCCCACCGCGGGGCGCTGGCCGTCGGCGGGATGACCGTCGCCGTGCTCGCCTGCGGGGTCGACGTGGCCTACCCGAAGGGGAACGCCGAACTGATCCGGCGGATCGGCGTCCAGGGCCTGCTGGTCAGCGAACTCCCGCCCGGGGAGCATCCGAACCGCTTCCGCTTCGTCCTCCGCAACCGGGTCATCGCGGCGCTGACCCGGGGCACCGTGGTGGTCGAGGCGGCCCTGCGCAGCGGAGCCCTGAGCACGGCCAGACGGGCGCGGGACCTCAATCGCCACACCATGGGCGTGGCCGGCCCGGTCACCTCGGAGCTCTCCGCCGGGGTGCACGCCCTGATCCGCAGCGGCGGCGCCACCCTGGTCACCGACGCGGCCGAGATCACCGAGCTGGTCGGCGCGATCGGGGACGACCTGGCCCCGCAGCGCAGTGGCCCGGTGCTGCCGCGGGACCTGTTGGAGCCGGCGGTGGCCCGGGTCCTGGAGGCCGTGCCGGCCACGGCGGAGGGCGCTCCGGTCGAGCGACTGGCCCGCCAGTCCGGGCTCCCGCCGGACGAAGTCCTGCAGCGGCTCTACGAGTTGGTCTCGCTCGGCTTCGTGGAGCGGCACGGTGCGCACTGGCGCGTGGTGCGGAGGAGGTGCCCGTAG